A genomic region of Erythrobacter sp. SCSIO 43205 contains the following coding sequences:
- a CDS encoding GFA family protein: protein MSTKQSYIAEPLTGSCLCGSVSITIDNAHREVDVCHCTMCQTWGGSMYAGIEAGQFTITGQEHITAYPSSNWAERAFCSKCGSHLWYKFTPTGNRTFLAGLFDLPDEMAIKQQIFIDEKPHWFDLAQDSPKKTGAEIIEEAKAAGFSFD, encoded by the coding sequence ATGAGCACAAAGCAGTCATATATCGCTGAGCCGCTGACCGGTTCATGCCTTTGTGGCTCTGTCTCGATCACCATCGACAATGCTCATCGTGAGGTCGATGTGTGCCACTGCACTATGTGCCAGACCTGGGGCGGCTCGATGTATGCAGGGATTGAGGCGGGGCAGTTCACCATCACAGGCCAAGAGCACATCACCGCCTACCCTTCCAGCAACTGGGCTGAGCGCGCCTTCTGCTCCAAATGCGGCAGCCATTTGTGGTACAAATTCACGCCTACAGGCAACCGGACTTTTCTGGCGGGCCTGTTCGATTTGCCGGACGAAATGGCAATCAAACAACAGATTTTCATCGACGAGAAGCCACACTGGTTTGATTTGGCGCAAGACAGCCCCAAGAAAACAGGCGCTGAAATTATTGAAGAGGCAAAGGCCGCTGGATTTTCGTTTGATTAG
- a CDS encoding NAD(P)/FAD-dependent oxidoreductase, translated as MHNQDINAEDRKTQPFPPYPRIRRGARKTQIVVVGGGAGGLELVRKLGAKFGRRNHDIILVDQNLSHIWKPLLHEVAAGSLDANLDEVGYRSHCARWGYRFFQGSLESIDRRERTIRLAPVVDDKGKEVIGAHTIRYDILVLAIGSVSNDFGVPGVKENCLYLDSRIQADRFRTKLLNHCLRVSRAMLNNPNADERVKVAIVGGGATGVELAAELYNAAAGLKHYGLEVFDESRLDVTLLEAGPRILPALPERLSASARGELEALGVKVREGVQVVKASENALVAANGEEFDADLMVWAAGVKGADFLGSLGLEVTPRNQIVVKPTLQTVTDQDIFALGDCCAFVPEDGGPQIPPRAQAAHQMADTVFNNICRRERGRQLETFTYHDNGSLISLSRFSTVGSLMGNLIGGAMAVEGRIARFIYTSLYRMHLIGIHGWIKGLGLMVIGRVNRIVRPKLKLH; from the coding sequence ATGCACAATCAAGACATCAATGCTGAAGATCGCAAGACTCAGCCATTTCCCCCATACCCGCGCATACGGCGCGGTGCGCGCAAAACTCAGATCGTTGTTGTAGGCGGCGGCGCTGGTGGCCTTGAGCTTGTGCGCAAGCTGGGTGCCAAATTCGGGCGACGCAATCACGACATTATCCTTGTCGATCAAAACCTGTCGCACATCTGGAAGCCTCTCCTGCACGAGGTTGCAGCCGGGTCGCTCGACGCCAATCTCGACGAGGTCGGCTATCGCAGCCACTGCGCGCGGTGGGGTTACCGTTTCTTTCAGGGAAGCCTTGAAAGCATCGACCGGCGTGAACGCACCATTCGACTTGCTCCGGTGGTTGATGACAAGGGGAAGGAAGTCATCGGCGCACATACGATCCGCTATGATATTTTGGTGCTCGCGATAGGATCGGTTTCCAATGATTTCGGAGTGCCAGGGGTCAAAGAAAACTGCCTTTACCTCGACAGCCGAATTCAAGCTGACAGGTTTCGTACCAAGCTTTTGAACCATTGCCTGCGCGTAAGCCGTGCCATGCTGAACAATCCCAATGCGGATGAGCGGGTGAAGGTCGCGATCGTGGGCGGCGGGGCAACAGGCGTCGAACTCGCAGCTGAACTGTATAACGCCGCAGCGGGCCTAAAGCACTATGGCCTTGAAGTCTTTGACGAAAGCCGTCTCGATGTGACCTTGCTCGAAGCGGGTCCACGCATTTTGCCGGCGCTTCCTGAGCGTTTGTCCGCATCCGCGCGCGGTGAGCTGGAGGCGCTGGGTGTGAAGGTGCGCGAAGGCGTACAAGTGGTCAAAGCCTCAGAAAACGCGCTTGTCGCAGCCAATGGCGAAGAATTCGATGCAGACCTTATGGTCTGGGCTGCAGGCGTCAAAGGCGCAGATTTCCTCGGCTCACTGGGTCTTGAGGTGACACCGCGCAATCAGATCGTGGTAAAGCCGACACTTCAAACCGTCACGGATCAGGATATTTTCGCGCTTGGCGATTGCTGTGCGTTTGTGCCCGAAGATGGCGGGCCACAGATCCCGCCGCGCGCGCAGGCCGCGCACCAGATGGCGGACACTGTGTTCAACAACATCTGCCGCAGAGAACGCGGACGCCAGCTTGAGACGTTCACCTATCACGACAATGGTTCGCTCATTTCGCTCAGCCGCTTTTCGACCGTCGGAAGCCTCATGGGCAACCTTATCGGCGGCGCAATGGCAGTCGAAGGACGCATCGCGCGCTTCATCTACACCTCGCTATACCGGATGCATCTGATTGGGATCCACGGCTGGATCAAAGGGCTTGGCCTGATGGTGATCGGCCGGGTGAACCGCATTGTCCGGCCAAAACTTAAGCTGCACTAA
- the accC gene encoding acetyl-CoA carboxylase biotin carboxylase subunit: protein MSINRILIANRGEIALRIHRAAHEMGIETVAVHSTADADAMHVRLADHAVCIGPPAAAESYLNHAAIISAAEVAGCDAIHPGYGFLSENAKFAEIVEAHDIAWIGPKPEHIRTMGDKVQAKKTAGDLGLPLVPGSDGAIEDPEEGKKIAAEVGYPVIIKAASGGGGRGMKVCESEDQLETLMKQAGSEAKAAFGDATVYIEKYLGNPRHIEFQVFGDGEGNAIHLGERDCSLQRRHQKVLEEAPSPVIDHEERMRMGEICSKAMRDMGYRGAGTIEFLWENGEFYFIEMNTRLQVEHPVTEAITGVDLVREQIRIAAGKPLSVAQKDLEFRGHAIECRINAEDPFTFAPSPGKVNYYHPAGGMHVRVDSGLYAGYSIPPYYDSMIAKLIVYGRDREGCIMRLRRALEEMVVEGVKTNIPLHQELLHQTDVLHGDYSIKWLEEWLEERKS, encoded by the coding sequence ATGAGCATTAATCGCATTCTTATCGCCAATCGCGGCGAAATCGCTCTGCGCATCCACCGCGCAGCGCACGAAATGGGGATTGAGACGGTCGCGGTGCACTCCACCGCTGACGCCGATGCGATGCACGTGCGATTGGCTGACCATGCTGTGTGCATTGGCCCTCCAGCCGCAGCTGAAAGCTATCTCAATCACGCAGCGATCATTTCAGCCGCTGAGGTTGCTGGATGCGATGCGATCCACCCCGGCTATGGCTTCCTGTCGGAAAACGCCAAATTCGCCGAGATCGTAGAGGCGCACGACATCGCTTGGATCGGGCCAAAGCCTGAACACATCCGCACCATGGGCGACAAGGTGCAGGCGAAGAAAACCGCTGGCGACTTGGGGCTCCCACTCGTTCCCGGCTCTGACGGCGCGATCGAAGACCCCGAAGAGGGCAAGAAAATTGCCGCCGAAGTTGGCTATCCGGTCATCATCAAAGCGGCCTCTGGCGGCGGCGGCCGGGGCATGAAGGTGTGCGAGAGCGAAGACCAGCTCGAAACGCTGATGAAGCAGGCGGGCTCTGAGGCAAAAGCGGCCTTTGGTGATGCGACTGTCTACATCGAAAAATATCTCGGCAACCCGCGTCATATCGAATTTCAGGTGTTTGGCGATGGCGAAGGCAACGCCATTCACTTGGGCGAACGCGATTGCTCGCTGCAACGCCGCCACCAGAAAGTTCTCGAAGAGGCCCCCTCACCCGTAATCGACCACGAAGAACGGATGCGCATGGGCGAAATCTGCTCAAAAGCCATGCGCGACATGGGCTATCGCGGGGCGGGCACGATCGAATTCCTTTGGGAAAATGGTGAGTTCTACTTCATCGAAATGAACACAAGGCTTCAGGTCGAACACCCCGTGACCGAAGCAATCACGGGCGTTGACCTTGTGCGCGAACAAATCCGCATCGCGGCTGGCAAACCGCTTTCTGTGGCTCAGAAAGACCTTGAATTTCGTGGTCACGCGATCGAGTGCCGGATCAATGCCGAAGACCCGTTCACCTTTGCGCCTTCACCGGGCAAGGTGAATTACTATCACCCCGCGGGCGGGATGCACGTGCGGGTCGATTCAGGGCTTTATGCCGGATATTCGATCCCGCCCTATTACGATTCCATGATCGCCAAACTGATCGTCTATGGCCGCGACCGTGAAGGCTGCATCATGCGCCTTCGACGCGCTTTGGAAGAGATGGTCGTCGAAGGGGTCAAAACGAACATTCCACTGCATCAGGAATTGCTGCATCAGACCGATGTTCTTCACGGCGATTATTCGATCAAATGGCTCGAAGAATGGCTTGAAGAGCGCAAAAGCTAA
- the accB gene encoding acetyl-CoA carboxylase biotin carboxyl carrier protein gives MATKKPSAGANSGMNIDTALVRELAELLNETGLTEIEVEDDDRKIRVARGGVSTSVAAAPVPAAPAPVAAPVAAAPAPEAAAAPEAHADALKSPMVGTAYLAPDPNAPNFIKVGDSVSEGDTLLIVEAMKVMNPITADKAGTIKAILVENAQPVEFDQPLVVIG, from the coding sequence ATGGCTACCAAGAAGCCAAGCGCCGGAGCAAACTCCGGCATGAACATCGACACCGCTCTGGTTCGCGAACTCGCGGAACTGTTGAATGAGACGGGTCTTACCGAAATCGAAGTCGAAGATGACGACCGCAAAATCCGCGTCGCACGCGGCGGGGTTTCGACAAGCGTGGCGGCTGCGCCTGTTCCAGCTGCGCCAGCGCCTGTTGCCGCTCCTGTCGCTGCGGCTCCCGCTCCAGAAGCTGCCGCAGCGCCCGAAGCTCACGCTGATGCGCTGAAATCTCCGATGGTGGGGACTGCCTATCTCGCCCCTGATCCCAACGCGCCAAACTTCATTAAAGTTGGCGATAGCGTCAGCGAGGGTGACACCCTCCTCATCGTCGAAGCGATGAAAGTGATGAACCCGATCACCGCCGATAAAGCGGGCACGATCAAGGCGATCCTCGTCGAAAACGCGCAGCCGGTTGAATTCGATCAGCCACTTGTCGTGATCGGTTGA
- a CDS encoding type II 3-dehydroquinate dehydratase, whose product MQNTVYVLNGPNLNLLGLREPEIYGHTTLDEIAGMLEDEARKHGLTIDMRQTNHEGMLVDWLHEAQAEGARAVLLNAAAYTHTSIALLDAIKAITTPVIEVHLSDPNTRETFRHVSYVGMAAAKTVEGHGADSYRIALETVASGEV is encoded by the coding sequence ATGCAAAACACGGTTTATGTCCTCAACGGTCCCAATTTGAATCTTCTCGGCCTTCGCGAGCCTGAGATTTACGGGCACACCACCCTGGATGAGATTGCTGGGATGCTCGAAGATGAGGCCCGCAAACATGGCCTTACCATTGATATGCGCCAGACCAATCACGAAGGGATGCTGGTCGACTGGCTCCACGAAGCGCAAGCCGAGGGCGCGCGCGCGGTGTTGCTCAATGCAGCGGCCTACACTCACACCTCCATCGCTCTGCTCGATGCGATAAAGGCGATCACGACACCAGTGATCGAGGTGCATTTGTCCGATCCCAACACCCGCGAGACGTTTCGGCACGTGTCATATGTCGGTATGGCAGCAGCCAAGACAGTCGAGGGGCACGGGGCCGATTCCTACCGTATCGCCTTGGAGACCGTAGCGTCGGGCGAGGTCTGA
- a CDS encoding BLUF domain-containing protein has product MFQVIYTSEASDSLGAGDVFKIIETSARNNAPAGLTGFLIYANNRFLQVIEGPQTTIERLMRTLGNDPRHHSIKVMHRAAIAKRSFPKWSMKRIAVTDAHDGIDTLIPELAHAPDVVKRAVEDFLGIGVL; this is encoded by the coding sequence ATGTTTCAGGTGATTTACACCAGCGAGGCTTCTGATAGCCTTGGTGCGGGCGATGTCTTCAAGATCATCGAAACCTCCGCGCGAAACAATGCACCTGCCGGGCTCACCGGGTTTCTCATTTATGCAAACAATCGATTTTTGCAGGTGATCGAAGGCCCACAGACAACCATCGAGCGGTTGATGCGCACACTTGGCAATGATCCGCGCCATCATTCGATTAAAGTCATGCACCGCGCAGCCATAGCCAAGCGCTCTTTTCCCAAATGGAGCATGAAACGCATAGCCGTGACAGACGCACACGACGGGATTGATACGCTTATTCCAGAACTTGCGCACGCGCCCGATGTCGTGAAACGCGCGGTGGAAGATTTTCTGGGTATTGGCGTGCTTTGA
- a CDS encoding TraR/DksA family transcriptional regulator → MTSYSEFAQALKQRMEDLLRRAQVIEDDLRHPLEADSSEQAIDLADDETLIGVDDVLRAEIGQIRQALGRIDNGTYGVCANCGGRISQELLRARPIATRCIECASAA, encoded by the coding sequence ATGACCAGTTATTCTGAATTTGCACAGGCTCTCAAGCAACGGATGGAAGACCTGCTTCGCCGCGCTCAAGTCATTGAGGACGATTTGCGCCACCCGCTCGAAGCCGATTCGAGCGAACAGGCGATTGACCTTGCCGATGACGAGACTCTGATTGGCGTCGATGATGTGCTGCGCGCTGAAATTGGTCAGATCAGACAGGCTCTAGGGCGTATTGACAACGGAACCTACGGCGTTTGCGCAAATTGCGGGGGCAGGATCAGCCAAGAGCTGCTGCGCGCTCGCCCCATCGCAACTCGCTGTATCGAGTGCGCGAGCGCGGCATAA
- a CDS encoding holin family protein: protein MSLISTLIGPITKILDKIIPDKEARAKAQLELVRLEGTQEMDLIEARLQAIVAEANSKDPWTSRARPSFLYVMYVLILTALPMGLLSAFNPSAASDIARGMNAYLAGLPEPLYALFGTGYLGYTAARQWGKVKGVDK, encoded by the coding sequence ATGTCCCTCATTTCCACGCTCATCGGTCCGATCACCAAAATTCTCGACAAGATCATCCCGGACAAAGAAGCCCGTGCCAAAGCGCAGCTTGAGCTGGTGCGATTGGAAGGCACGCAGGAAATGGATCTGATCGAAGCGCGGCTTCAAGCCATCGTCGCTGAGGCCAATTCCAAAGACCCCTGGACCAGCCGTGCGCGGCCAAGCTTTCTCTATGTGATGTATGTGCTCATCCTGACAGCTCTTCCCATGGGGCTTTTAAGCGCATTCAATCCGTCAGCTGCGAGCGACATTGCGCGCGGCATGAACGCCTATCTCGCCGGACTTCCAGAGCCGCTTTATGCCCTGTTTGGCACCGGCTACCTCGGCTACACCGCAGCGCGCCAATGGGGCAAAGTCAAAGGCGTCGATAAATAA
- a CDS encoding CoA ester lyase, which translates to MSNTPQIKMRSWLFAPGDSEKKMGKAIASEADIALLDLEDSVVPERKADARKMVADAIASAPDRRRVWVRVNPLSGDWTEGDLDAVIAAGPGGLFLPKAEGGHDVTAFDAMITKREEAAGMAVGSTKVAALVTETAAAMFTTGTYDGAPRLVAMSWGAEDLSSEIGASEQRGPDGEYTHIFEMARSLCLLGAIKAGVTPIETVQPEFRDLAALESRARRVRAQGFRGMLAIHPAQVAPINSAFTPSAEELAHARAIVDAFAANPTAGALQLDGKMIDRPHLALAQRLLAEAGE; encoded by the coding sequence ATGAGCAACACCCCACAAATCAAAATGCGCAGCTGGCTGTTTGCCCCTGGCGATAGCGAGAAGAAAATGGGCAAGGCCATCGCAAGCGAGGCCGATATTGCGCTGCTCGACCTTGAAGATTCGGTGGTGCCAGAGCGCAAAGCCGATGCACGCAAGATGGTGGCTGACGCGATTGCCTCTGCGCCTGATCGGCGGCGCGTTTGGGTCCGGGTGAACCCATTATCGGGCGATTGGACTGAGGGCGACCTCGATGCTGTGATTGCGGCTGGGCCGGGCGGATTGTTCCTCCCAAAGGCTGAAGGCGGACACGATGTGACCGCTTTTGATGCAATGATCACCAAGCGCGAAGAAGCTGCGGGGATGGCGGTCGGCTCCACCAAAGTCGCAGCGCTTGTGACTGAGACGGCTGCTGCCATGTTCACCACCGGCACCTATGACGGCGCGCCGCGTCTGGTGGCGATGAGCTGGGGGGCCGAGGATTTGTCCAGCGAAATCGGTGCAAGCGAACAACGCGGACCGGATGGTGAATACACCCATATCTTTGAAATGGCGCGATCCTTGTGCCTTCTTGGCGCGATCAAGGCGGGCGTCACGCCCATCGAAACCGTCCAGCCTGAGTTTCGCGATCTTGCGGCTCTAGAAAGCCGTGCCCGCCGCGTGCGCGCACAAGGGTTTCGCGGGATGCTGGCCATTCACCCGGCTCAGGTCGCGCCCATCAACTCCGCCTTTACCCCGTCGGCTGAAGAGCTTGCCCATGCGCGCGCTATCGTTGATGCATTCGCAGCCAATCCAACCGCGGGCGCGCTTCAGCTTGATGGTAAGATGATCGACCGCCCTCACCTCGCTCTGGCGCAGCGTTTGTTAGCGGAGGCGGGTGAGTAG
- a CDS encoding TonB-dependent siderophore receptor, producing MDLAIPSITLARSALFVSSTAIAICASPALAQGADDNADTTEATVAQDASTRAVYTPEDFARFAPRSAADMARQVPGFSIRQGDGARGLGAADTNVLINGRRISGKSNGPVDALARIPVEEVVRLELVDGASLDIGGLSGQVLNVVTARTGSIAGTFRYAPQFRSKGTPARLLEGRVSLAGGGQKDEWTLSLENDSNRRGDEGPEFVFDGAGNLIDTRQEKANFAFDTIGLSGSYSRIANNGNVLNLTGEVNGFIRREREISERSGTINPIDRVRTLRGTEDEFNFELGADYDFSFIGGRLKLIGYHRYEDSPTTASVTTQFADGSAAEGTLFTRDADEGETIARGEFHFGAAGGDLVVALEGVKNFLDIEASLEVRDNTGELQPEVFRGASSRVEEDRAEATITYSRPLTSNLQLQTSLGAEYSRISQNGPAGLTRTFYRPKGFVALDWTASDMLNLSGRIERQVGQLNFFDFIASVDVDENNANVSNVELVPPQLWRFDMEANIGLGAIGTLALRPFYEDVSDIVDFIPIDGGGQAPGNIPSASRYGIEGDVTLLSDGLGWMGTRFDAGFRVANSSVRDPLLGFSRNLSEFQTEQIDFEIRHDFAASNWASGITAFWNNLTDDVRLDQISRRRETFAFAGYYIENKDVEGMVVRLAINNILDRTNKFDRIVFSDRAAGTIDFIEDRDRSFGQIFTLEIEGTF from the coding sequence ATGGATTTGGCTATTCCTTCAATCACGCTCGCGCGTTCCGCATTGTTCGTCAGCAGTACGGCTATCGCGATTTGTGCGAGCCCTGCGCTGGCGCAAGGCGCAGACGATAATGCTGACACAACTGAGGCCACGGTCGCTCAGGATGCAAGCACCCGAGCGGTATATACGCCTGAGGACTTCGCCCGCTTTGCCCCGCGCAGCGCGGCTGATATGGCGCGCCAGGTGCCCGGTTTTTCTATCCGGCAAGGCGATGGCGCACGCGGCCTTGGCGCGGCGGACACCAATGTCCTGATCAATGGTCGCCGAATTTCCGGCAAATCGAACGGCCCGGTCGACGCGCTTGCCCGCATACCCGTGGAAGAGGTTGTGCGCCTTGAACTTGTCGATGGGGCAAGCCTCGATATTGGCGGGCTGTCAGGGCAGGTCTTGAACGTCGTCACCGCGCGCACGGGAAGTATTGCAGGCACGTTTCGCTATGCGCCGCAATTTCGCTCAAAAGGCACGCCAGCGCGTCTGTTGGAAGGGCGCGTGTCTTTAGCGGGCGGCGGACAAAAAGATGAATGGACGCTCAGCCTTGAAAACGATTCAAACAGGCGCGGTGATGAGGGGCCTGAATTCGTCTTTGATGGTGCAGGCAATCTGATCGACACGCGGCAAGAAAAAGCCAATTTCGCATTCGATACAATCGGCCTGTCGGGTTCATATTCGCGCATTGCCAACAATGGGAATGTGCTCAACCTCACTGGCGAGGTGAACGGGTTTATTCGCCGCGAGCGCGAAATCTCTGAAAGATCTGGCACAATCAACCCGATTGACCGGGTGCGAACCTTACGAGGCACGGAAGACGAATTTAATTTCGAGCTCGGCGCGGACTACGATTTTTCTTTCATTGGGGGTCGGTTAAAACTGATCGGCTATCACCGCTACGAAGACAGCCCGACAACCGCCTCTGTCACCACACAGTTCGCAGACGGCAGTGCGGCTGAAGGCACCTTGTTCACCCGCGACGCTGACGAAGGCGAGACAATCGCACGGGGCGAATTTCATTTTGGTGCAGCAGGCGGCGATCTGGTTGTCGCTCTTGAGGGGGTGAAAAACTTCCTCGACATTGAGGCTTCTTTGGAGGTGCGCGACAATACGGGCGAGCTTCAACCCGAAGTCTTTAGGGGAGCAAGCAGCCGCGTCGAAGAAGACCGTGCAGAAGCAACCATTACATACAGCCGGCCTCTTACGTCCAATCTGCAATTGCAAACGAGCCTTGGCGCTGAATATTCACGCATTTCGCAAAATGGGCCTGCCGGGCTCACCCGCACATTTTACCGGCCCAAGGGGTTTGTCGCGCTCGACTGGACAGCGAGCGATATGCTCAATCTCTCTGGCCGGATTGAACGCCAAGTAGGTCAGCTGAACTTTTTCGACTTCATCGCGTCAGTCGATGTCGATGAGAACAATGCCAATGTATCTAACGTGGAATTGGTCCCGCCACAGCTTTGGCGTTTCGATATGGAAGCCAATATTGGCCTTGGTGCGATTGGCACCTTGGCGCTGCGGCCGTTCTACGAAGATGTGTCCGATATTGTCGATTTCATCCCGATTGATGGCGGCGGTCAGGCACCTGGCAATATCCCCTCTGCGAGCCGCTATGGCATTGAAGGCGACGTGACGCTACTTTCCGACGGTCTGGGCTGGATGGGCACACGGTTTGACGCAGGTTTTCGTGTTGCAAACAGCTCTGTTCGTGACCCCTTGCTAGGCTTCAGCCGCAATCTTTCCGAATTTCAAACCGAACAGATCGACTTTGAGATTCGCCATGATTTCGCCGCAAGCAACTGGGCGTCTGGCATTACTGCCTTCTGGAACAACTTGACCGACGACGTTCGTCTTGACCAGATTTCGCGGCGCCGTGAAACCTTTGCTTTTGCGGGCTACTATATTGAAAACAAAGACGTAGAGGGGATGGTCGTGCGCCTTGCGATCAACAATATCCTTGATCGCACCAACAAGTTTGACCGTATCGTATTCTCCGACCGCGCGGCGGGCACAATCGACTTCATCGAGGATCGCGACCGCTCATTCGGGCAGATCTTCACGCTGGAGATTGAAGGAACGTTCTGA
- the yajC gene encoding preprotein translocase subunit YajC: MLELLTAAAAGAGEAPPAWINWLPIVGMVVIFWFLIIRPQMKRQKEHQAKVAGLKKGDQVVTQGGLVGKVVKVDDTYAEIELAKDVRVKAVKHTIADLIEPGTKPAAND; this comes from the coding sequence ATGCTTGAACTTTTGACAGCTGCCGCCGCAGGCGCAGGCGAAGCGCCACCTGCCTGGATCAACTGGTTGCCCATCGTTGGTATGGTGGTGATCTTCTGGTTCCTGATCATTCGCCCGCAGATGAAACGGCAAAAAGAGCATCAGGCAAAAGTCGCTGGCCTTAAAAAAGGCGATCAGGTCGTGACGCAAGGCGGGCTTGTTGGGAAAGTCGTCAAGGTTGATGATACTTACGCCGAGATCGAGCTTGCCAAAGATGTGCGCGTGAAAGCGGTCAAGCACACAATTGCCGATCTGATTGAACCGGGCACAAAGCCAGCTGCCAACGACTAA